AGGCCAATCGTTCCGCTCTGGCGTCGTTCACCACCTCAGGCCGGAACTGGACCGCCGGAGAATTGGCCCACGAGGTCGGTCTGGGTGGACGCGGCCCGGTGGTGGTGGGCTCACCCACCGACGTCGCCGACGAACTCGAACGCTGGGTGGAGGAGGCCGACGTCGACGGTTTCAACCTGGCTTATGTCACCACGCCGGGAACCTTCGTCGACTTCGCCCACCACGTGGTGCCCGAGTTGCGACGGCGGGGCCGGGTGCCCGACCATCGAGAGCGGGCGACGCTGCGCGAACGGCTCGGTGGGGCCGGGCCATTGCTCTCGCCCGAGCATCCCGGTGCGGCCCACCGCCCACCGAATTGGTACTGAGACGTTGACATGAACCACTGTTGAGGTCCGACACTGGAATCATGAACGCCAAGGATCAGCAGGACATCATGGACGTCATGGCGGCGACGACCGACCTGTGGAAAGCGCACGACATGGACGGTTGGGGGCAGTATTTCACCGAAGACGCCGACTTCGTCGCGCACAGCGGACTGTGGTGGACCTCGCGTCACGACAATGTCGAAGGGCACCGAGATGTTCCGGAAACCGTTGTCCGGCAGAAGCGCAACTACACCCAGCGGATCGAGGCCATCGATGAGATCGCGCCGGGTGTCGCCCTGGTGCACACCCGCTGGAACTGGCCCGACCACGTCCAGCCGGGCAAGCCGGCACAAGACCGCAGCGGCATCATCAGCTACGTCCTCGTAGACAACGACGAACGCTGGCTGATCCGTTCCGCGCACAACACCCGGGTGAGCTAGTGATGGACGTCCAACCGTTTCCCTCCGACTGGCAGACCGCGCTGGTGTTGGTGGCCCACCCGGATGACCCCGAATACGGTGTCGGCGCGGCCGTCGCCAAGTGGACCGATGCGGGCAAGACCGTGAAGTACGCGCTGGCCTCGCGGGGCGAGGTCGGTATCGCCGGTATGCCGCCCGAACAGGCCGGGCCGCTGCGGGAGGGGGAACAGCGGCGGTCGGCTGCCATCGTCGGGGTCGACGACGTGTCGTTCTGGGATTTTCCGGACAGCGACATCCGCGATACCCCGGAACTGCGGGCGAAGATCGCCGAAACCATCGTGGCGGTGCGTCCCGACGTCGTCGTCACCCTCTACAGCGGGCCCAGCTGGGCGCCTGGTGCACCCAATCAGCGTGACCACATCGAATTCGCCCACGCCGTCGCGGCGGCGTACGACAGCCTGCCCGACCCGCCGGCTTGGCTCTTCGAGAACGGGCCGGACCCGACCCACTGCGAGGTGGTCGACGGCTACACCGATCTGGCGGTGAGTTCCCTTGCCGCCCACAAGGTTTATCTGTCGGTGCTCGACCCGCAGACCTCCGTCGTCGAACAGGCACGAAAACAGGTGGAGATGTCGACACCCGCGCTCTCGGGATTCGGCGAGCGCACCGTCGGCTTCATCCTGAAGCGGCACCACTGAGCGGGCCCGGCGTCGGCCTACCATCGAATCCGTGCGTGCAGTGGTCTATTCCGAGGTGGGTGAGCAGCCCACCGTGGCCGAGGTGGCCGACCCCGAGTGTCCTGACGACGGTGTGTCGTCGAGGTGGCGGCCACGGGCGTGTGCCGGTCCGACTGGCACGCGTGGCGGGGCCACGATCCGGTGGCCTTGCCGATCATTCCCGGGCACGAATTCGCCGGGACCATCGCGGCAGTCGGCGCAGGCATATCGGGGTGGCAGATAGGGGAGCGCGTGACCGCGCCCTTCGTTCTGGGCTGTGGGCACTGTGAGTTCTGCGGGTCCAGCGATGCTCAGGTGTGTCCCGACCAGCAGCAGCCCGGTTTCACCCTGCCGGGATCGTTCGCGGAGCGGGTGGCCGTGCCGCGGGCACAGACCAATCTCGTGCGGCTGCCTGCCTCCGTCTCGTTCGTGGCGGCGGCCTCGTTGGGGTGCCGGTTCGCAACCTCGTACCGGGCCGTGGTCACCCATGGCGCGGTGCGGCGCGGCCAGTGGGTCGCGGTCCACGGCTGCGGAGGGGTAGGCC
The window above is part of the Mycolicibacterium fortuitum subsp. fortuitum genome. Proteins encoded here:
- a CDS encoding PIG-L deacetylase family protein, with the translated sequence MDVQPFPSDWQTALVLVAHPDDPEYGVGAAVAKWTDAGKTVKYALASRGEVGIAGMPPEQAGPLREGEQRRSAAIVGVDDVSFWDFPDSDIRDTPELRAKIAETIVAVRPDVVVTLYSGPSWAPGAPNQRDHIEFAHAVAAAYDSLPDPPAWLFENGPDPTHCEVVDGYTDLAVSSLAAHKVYLSVLDPQTSVVEQARKQVEMSTPALSGFGERTVGFILKRHH
- a CDS encoding YybH family protein; protein product: MNAKDQQDIMDVMAATTDLWKAHDMDGWGQYFTEDADFVAHSGLWWTSRHDNVEGHRDVPETVVRQKRNYTQRIEAIDEIAPGVALVHTRWNWPDHVQPGKPAQDRSGIISYVLVDNDERWLIRSAHNTRVS